The Thermomonospora amylolytica sequence TCCAGGGGCGCGTCCGAGACCCGGTCGGTGGACGGCAGCACGGACTCGACCATCGCGCGGCCGGCCTCGGTCAGGGTGGACGCCACCTCGGCGACCAGCTCGGGGCGGTTGATCACATGCCGCGTGAGCAGGCGGGTCGCGATGGCCTGCTTCTCGAACAGGCTGGGCACATCGGTTTGCTCCGCGTCGTCCCTGAGGGTGACGGCGGCCTCGGCCAGCATCCGCAGCGCCCGGACCGGGAACCGGTCCATCATCGTCCGCAGCGCCGACCGGCTGTCCTCCTTGTAGAGCCCCTCGTCGAGCATGGCCTGGAACGCCTCGTCGGTGGGGAGCAGGCCGATCGCTTCCAGAGGCCGTTTGCGGTGGCCCGTGTGAAAAGGCCTGTCCAGGACCCCGGTGAGGACGGGCAGCGCGTCCGTGCCGAGCCCGTCGAGCAGGGTCGCGACCTCCTCGTCGCCGAGCGGGTCCCGTACCGTGGCCTCCGGCCCGAGGATCTCCAGGTGCTCGGCGGTGCCGATGGTCAGCAACAGCGTGCGCAGGCCCTCGGGCGTGTATCCCCGCGAAGGGGGCGGGATCTCCGCGCAGCACTGCGTGACCCAGTCATGGCGGGTCGGGACGAGGTAGGACACCAGGAGCCGGCGTCCCTGGGCGTCCCGGTACGCCTCCAGACGCTCCACTGCCCTGGCGTACTCGGCGTCGTCCGCGCAGGCCAGCAGGGTCCGGACGCGGCGCGCGCAGCCGCCGGCGAGATCCGACATCATGTCGTACTTGTAGCGGACGGCGGCGAGCCAGGTGTCGCGCCACGGACCGCCCGGCAGTCGCGTGACGTGGACCGAGGCCAGCTCAACGACCGCGCACGCGGCGAACGTCGGCCCGTACTCGGCCGCCCACGCGTCCGCGAAGGTCCTCAGGGTGTTCTCCCGGGAGAAGACCGGGACCTCCAGCGTCGCGACCAGCGCGACCACCGCCGCCCCTGCCGGGTCCGCGTCCCCCTTCAGATGGCGCTGCGCCCGCTCGGCCAGATCGCCCTCACGGGCCTGCGCCTGCAGCGCCTCGAACGCCTCAGCCGACTTCTCCACCAACGTGCGCGCCCGCGCGACCGCTCTGGTCGTGACCTTGGCGTTCGCGGCGACCCGGCCACCCCGTCGCGGATGAACCCACCGGTGCCAGCTCTCCGGGATGACCAGGACGTCCTCATCTCCCATGGCGCATCACCGTAGAGCAGCCGACCGACAAAACACCCGAACCTCGCCCACCGCACATCCACCGGGATACGCCCGTCCCTCACCGGCCGGGGTCGGTGCGGGTCGCGGGGCGATGACCGGCGGACGTCGGCGTGCCATCGCCGTCGCGCCGCCCCACACGAGGGCGGCGCGGGCGAGGCGTCCCTCGGGCCGGTGTCATGGTCCGTTCACGGCGCGACGGCCGCCTCGGCCAGCATGGTCAGGTCGGCCAGCACCTCCGACGCGACGGCCGCGGGCAGCAACCCGAACGTCAGCGGGGTGCCCCTGCTGGGCCAGTAGTCGTCGGGTTCGGGGGCGATCCACACGTACTCCAGGGTCTGGTGGTCGCCGGTCGCGTCCAGCGCACCGACCGCGAAGCCCGGATCCAGGTCGATCACGACGTGCACGTCGTCGGCGACGCGCCGGGAGATCCACCGTTCGACCCCGGCGTCCAGCGGTGTGCCGCGTTCCCAGCCGCGCCGCACCAGTGCCAGCACGTCGCCGTAGGGCACCTTGAGGCCCTCGAACCGCTCCAGCCGCCCGGACGCGCGCTCCTCGTCGGTCAGCGCGTGGACCGTGCGGGTCAGCTGGGGGAACGGCTGGGTCAGCGCGTAGTCGGAGAACACCTCCAGCCACGCCTTGACGGCGTCCTCACCGAGGTCCACCGGGTGGGCGACGCGGACCTTCGCGGTCTCCGGGAGCACGAACGCGTCGTCCTCGACGTCGGCGAGGGTGCGGTCCTCGGCGATCCGGAACTGGGTCGTCGTTCCGCCGTCCTCACCCAGCCACACCAGCCGCCGGGCGATGTGCCATACGAGCGGGTGCTCCACGATGTACCGGCGGAACTCGTCCGCCGGCCAGGTGCGTCCGAACGTCATCGCCCGCTCCATCCGCTGGAGCTGGCCGGACGCGATCGTGCGGACGTCCTTCTTGAGGGCGGCGAAGCGTTTGCAGGCGGCGGGGGCCAGCTCCGGGTCGTCCTTGGCGCCCGGCTTGGGCAGCGCCTTGCGGGGCCTGCCGTCCTCGTCCGCGATCACGGGCTTGAGCTGCTCGTCGAAGCCGACGACGAACCGGCGGGGGCCGTAGTCCAGGGTCAGCCGGCCGCCGTCGTCCAGGCCGAGGGCGGGCACGAGCCGGTCGGCGAGCTGCTCGGCGGTGAGCCCGAGCGCGTCGGCGACCTGGCCGACCTTGCGGCGGGCCTCCTCACGCAGGCCCTTGAACCTGACCTTGTCGGCGATGCCGTTCAGGTGCATCAGCGCCACGTCGGTGCCGATCTCGGTGAGCACGTCCAGGCCGGTGACCGCGTGCTTGTGCCCGCCCTCCCCGGGCCAGGCCCGGATGATCGGGGTCAGCCTGCGCACCGTCTCGTCGTCGCCGGTCCGGCCGAGCTGCCGGAACGCCCAGCCGTCCGCCGACGGGGCGCCGTGGTCCCGCCACGCCGCGAACAGCGCCCAGCCGAACTCCGCGAGCGAGTCCGGATCGCACGCCTGCCGGATCTCCTCCATCCGGTACGGCACGGGCAGGGCCAGCACCTCGACCAGGATCCGGACGGCCTCGGCGGGCAGGGCGTGCTCCCGGCCGCGCAGCAGCACCTGGGGCAGCGTCGCGGGCTGCACCCAGTCGCCGATCTTGGGCGGACCGGCGGTGCCGGTCTGCGCCGGATGGGCGCGCAGCACCGACTCCAGCGCGCCGGCGGCCTCGTCCCCATGGGCGGCCCGCGCGGCCTCGACCACGTCGTCGAGCCCGTGCCGGGCCGCGATGTGGCGCAGGGTGTGCTCGGCCGACCGGCGTGGCCCGGCCGTCTTGCCCAGCACTGCCGGCACCAGCAGCGGCACCGCGGCCGTCCCGTGCCGGTCCAGCCAGGCGCGGGCGGCGTCCGGCGCCTTCTTCCCCTGGGCCAGCCAGTCGCCCATCAGCAGTGCGACCTCGGCGGTGCGGAACGGCACCAGCGTGCCGCCGAGGCGCAGCGGGTCCCGTCTGGCCATGCGAAGCATCGACGGCAGCGCGTCCAGCTCGAAGCGGGCGGCGAGCAGCGACAGCCAGACATGGCTGCGGTAGGCGTCCAGGTGGGGGTCGAACTCCACCAGGAGCGGCCGGACCAGCTCCACCGGCCCGTACACCAGCGCCTGGACCAGTCCGATCCTGCGTCTGCTGCTCTGGTGGCCCGCAGCGTAGGCCTCCCAGTCCGGGTCCTCCGGAGCGTCGACGCGGTGCGGGCTGCGGAGCCATTCCTCCCGCTCGCCCTCGGCCCAGACCACCTCCGTCACGGGTGACCGCAGGCCGGTGACGACCGGCCGGATCGGGTTCTCCCACGGCCGTTCGGTCAACGCCGCGGGCACCGCCTCCGGCGGGGCGTCCGGGACCCGCTCCGATGTCGCCGTGAGCGGCTCCACCACCGCCCGGACCTCGGCGGGCAGTTCCGGCAGCACCGACCTGACCAGCTCGGGATTGAGGGTGACGTGCTCGCCCAGCAGCGCCTTGGCATCGGCCGTCTGCGCCGCCGCCAGCAGGCGCAGCGCCCGCACCGGGAAGCTCTTCACCGCCGTGCGCAGCCCGGCCCGCGCGTACCGGTCCGCCGACCGTTCCAGCAGCGTCCCGAACGCCTGGTCCGACGGCAGCACCGCGATCGTCTCGAAGATGAGCCTGCGCTCATCGCTGTCCGGATACGAGTGGTCGAGGTTGTGCACCAGGAGGTCCAGCGCGTCCGCGCCCAACCCGTCCGCCAGGGTCGCCAGCAACGCCCGGGAGCAGTCCCCCCAGCAGAACGTTTTGAACAAGTCGTCCAGAGCGGCGAGCTGGTCGGCCGTGCCGAGCGAGTGGAACAGCAGCCACCTGGAGTCCCCGCCCCACGCATGTTCCGGAGGGTCGGCGCAGCACTCGTTCACCCAGTCGAGCCGGGTCGGCACCAGGTAGGAGACCACCCAGCGCGCCGCCGGGGTGTCCCGGTGGGCCGCCAGCCGCTCCACCGTCTCCTCGTAGGTCGGCTCGTCCGCCTGCGCCAGCAGCGTGCGGGCCCGGCGCAGCGGCTCCGTTCCCACCGCCTGCGAAATGGTCCGGTCGGTGCAGCGCTCCACCCCGATCCAGGTGCCCCTCCAGGGCCCGTCAGCGGCGGCCCTCCGCATCGCGACGGTCCGGCAGGCCTCCACCAGCGCACAGACGGCGAACGGCAGCCCGTGCTCGACGACCCATGCGTCGAGGAACGGCCCGTACACCTTCTCGGTGCCTCCGGTGCCCAGCAGGGTGACCGCCGCGATCGCCGCCGCCCCCGCCGGATCGGGCTTCCCCTCGAGATGCCGCCGGGCCGCCTCCGCCAATCCCCGGTCCCCATACCGGCCGGCGAACAACGTCTCGACGGCACCGCCGGTCTTCTCGATCAGTTCGGCAACGACCCGACCCGCTCGCCGGTTCGGTGTGACCGCGGGAACGGGCGCGCCGCCGCGCCGGGGATGCAGGGACCGCAGCCACGAATCCGGGATGACGAGAACGTCCTCGTCGGGGAGCCGATCTTCCATGGCGCACAACGTAGGGGACGGGTGCGACAAAAGCCCGGAGATCGGCTTTAGCCGAGCAGCCGGACCGCGTCCCCGCGTTCCACCCGTCCCGGGCGCACGACCTCGGCGTAGACGCCGGCGCACGGACGCGGTCCCAGCTCGGGCACCGGCACGACCCGGTTGCGCTCGGCCGGAACGCGCAGCGCGTCCGCGTCGCGGGGCAGTCCGCCGTGCTCCAGGGTCGGGATCGCGCATCTGGGCGTGCACACCAGGACCCGCAGCACCGCCTCCGAGCCGACCGCCAGCTCACGCCCCACCCAGTCGTTCTCCACGAACCCCGAGCCGGCGGTCCGGATCACCAGGTTGGGCCGGTAGCGGGCCGCCTCCACGGCGCCGCGTGGACTCGCCGCCCCGATCGCCGCCAGCGTCGACGTGGTGATCAGGTGCACCGGCGCGAAGTCGACGAACGTGCCGCCCGCCAGCGGAACCTCCTCGACCGCCGTGCGCGCCGCCACCCCGGCGGCCAGCACCTGCTCGGGAACGGCCCGTTCCAGCGTCGCCCCCGCGGGCACCTCCCGGACGAGCTCCACCGGCCGCCCCAGCACCTCGGACAGCCGCCGGTCGACGTCGGGATCAAAGCTGTGCACCGGCTTCCCGTCGGGCAGGGTGATCGCGACGGCGTCCCCGTCGGCGGTGGCGGCCATCTTCAGCAGTCCCCGCCACAGCCGGGGGTTCTTGGCGCTGGCGATCCTGCCGGTCTCCCGGTCGACCACCGCCCAGCGCCGGTCCCCGCGCACTCCGGCGGCGGTCAGCTCGGCCGCGGCGAGATCTTCGCCCAGCATCGACTTGACCGGATGGCGCCGCAGCTCCGCGACGGCGGTCACGGGGTGCGCCGCGGGACGCGGGAGTAGTCCTGGCCCTCGATCTTGGTGACGTCGTCGGCGGCCACCCGGGCGGTGCGGCCCTGCTGGGCCTCGCCCTCGATCTCGATCCAGGCGATGTCCGCCTCCCACGCCCCGTCCGGTGTCCGTTCCCAGGCGAGCAGGTACGCGGAACCGTTCGCGGTGCGCGAGTGGACCATCGGCGGCACGTAGGGCATGGAAATCTTTTACCCGACCACTGTGACATCCGCTCGCCGATCATCGCCCTTTCTCACGACCGCTCCCTCGAACGGGCGGCCGGGAGGCGGCCCAGCAGATCCGCGGAGTCGGTCAGGGCGGGGGAGCGGTGGAGTCCCGGACGATCAGTTCGCCGGGCAGTGAACGCGACGGCGGGCTCCCGCCCTCCAGCAGGTCCAGCAGGGTCGCCATGCCCACCGCGCCCAGCTCCTCGGCGGGCAGCCGGACCGTGGTCAGCTCTGGTTCCAGGGCGGTCGCCAGCAGGATGTCGTCGAACCCGGTGATCGAGACGTCGGCGGGCACCTCCAGGCCCAGCGTCCGGGCCGCCTTGTAGGCCCCGGCGGCGATCTGGTCGTCGTCGCACACCAGCACGGTGGGCCGCTCGGGACGGTCCAGCAGGCCGGCCGCCGCGTCCCGGGCGGCGGCCACGTCGATGGCCGTGGCCGCCCGGGTCAGCCGCCCGCCCGCCGCGACCACCGTCTCCACCAGCGCGCGGCCCCGCGAACGGAACGTCCACTCGTCCACCCCGGCGGCCACGTGCCCCACGTACCGGTGGCCCAGCCCCAGCACGTGCCGGGCCACCCGCCGCATCCCGTCGGCGACGTCGAAGTCCACCGTCGGGGCCGCCCCGGCGGGGTCGCTGTCGAGCATCACCACCGGGGTCCCGGCGAACTCGCTGAGCGCCTCGACCGCCATCGACGAGGCCAGCAGCCCGTCGATGGCCTCCTGCGGGGCGGCGAACGGGCTGTCGGCGGGCCCCGAGCCGTCCGGCCAGGGATAGACCACGATGCGGAAGCCGTGCTCGGCCGCCACCCGCGCCGCCCCGGTGTAGAGCGCGCCGAAGAACGGGCTGGACAGCGTGGGCAGCACCAGCAGCACCGTGCGGGTGCGGCCCAGCCGCAGGCTGCGGGCCGCCTGGTTGGGCCGGTAGCCGAGCCGGGCGGCGGCCTCCTGGACGGTCTCGGCGGTGGCCGCCGATACCCGTCCCGCCCACTTGCCGGCCAGCACCAGCGACACGGTGGACTGCGACACCCCGGCCAGCTGCGCCACGTCCCGGCTGGTCGGTCGGGCGGCCGAACGGCTCGTCACGGGGGCCTCCTGGCTGAACGGACGAGAAACAGAGTAGAGCCGCGGCCCCGTTCAGTGATACGTATGACGGAAGCGAAGTAATACGTATGACCAATCGATCTCGGGACGAGGGGGGCCGGTGCGCGCCTACGCGACATTCCTACGGCTGCCGTACGCCGCCAGGCTGCTGGGCGGGACGCTGCTCGGGCGGCTGCCGAACGGCATGGGCGCGCTGGCGATCGTGCTGCACGTACGGGCCGAGGGCGGCGGCTACCCGATGGCCGGGACGCTGGCCGCGGTCTACGGGCTGGCCACCGCCGCGGGCCAGCCGGTGCTCGGCCGCGCCATGGACCGGCTCGGCCAGCCCCGCGTGCTCACCGCCTCCGCCTGGGCCGCCGCCGTGGGCTTCGTGCTGCTGGCGCTGACCGGGATCGACCCGCTGCCGCTCGCGGTCGCGGCGGTGGTGCTCGCCGGCTTCGCCACCCCGCCGCTGGAGGCCGGGCTGCGCGCGCTGTGGCCCGCCGTCCTGCCCGGCCCCGCCCACGTCCGCGCCGCCTACGCGCTCGACGCGGCCTCCCAGGAGGTGCTGTTCACCGTCGGCCCGCTGATCGTGGTGGCCGCCGCCGCGCTGTCCACCGAGGCCGCGCTGTGGCTCACCGGCGTCCTCGGCATCGCCGGCACCCTCGTGGTCACCTCGTCCCGGCCGTCCCGCCAGTGGCGCGGCGAGCCGCGCGCCGCCGACTGGGCCGGGCCGCTGCGCTCGGCGGGCCTGCGCACCATCCTGATCTCCCTGGCCTGCGCGGGCATCGCCCTCGGCGTCTACAGCGTGGCGGTCGTCGCCTACGCCGAGCGGATCGGCATGGAGGCCGCCTCCGGTCTGCTGCTGGCCGCCATGTCGGCCGGTGCCCTGACCGGCGGCCTGGTGTACGGGGCCCGCCCGTGGCCGGGCGAGGACCACCGCCGCCTGCCCTGGCTGCTGGCCGGCCTGGCGGCGGGCTACCTGCCGCTGACGCTCGCCCCCGGGCCGCCGATCATGCTGCCGCTGGCGTTCGCCTCCGGCGTCTTCCTGGCCCCCGTCCTGGCCTGCAGCTTCACCCTGGTCGACCGGCTGGCCCCGCGCGGCACCGTCACCGAGGCGTTCGCCTGGATCGTCGCCGCCATCGGGGCCGGCGCCGCCCTCGGCTCCGCGGTCTCGGGCATCGGCCAGGACCTGGCGGGCGTCCCCGGCGCGTTCGCCGGTGCCGGCGCCGGCGGCCTGCTGGCCCTGATCACCTGCCTGGCCGCCCACCGCACCCTGCACCCCGACGCCCCACTCACCCGCCCCCCGTCACAGGTGACCGCGGACGAGCTCCACTGACCGTTCCCGCGACCCGGCCGCGACCGCGCCGCCGGAGGGCGCCACCGCCCGCGCGATCACCGGCCGGTTCGGCGTCGAGGAGGCCGGCGCCGCGATCACCGCCGTGCCGCAGGCCGGCGTCCCGGCCGGCGGGCGGGCGCCCGTCAGATCCAGGAGTCGAACCAGATCCGGGCGTCCCAGTCCCCGAACGGGATCACCTTCGCCGCCAGCACCGGGTACAGGTAGGCGAAGTTGACCAGCACCAGCAGCAGGTAGGCCCCGGCGACCGCCGCTCCCACGACCCGCCGCTGCTCCGAGGGCACGACCTGCGGGTTCTTGGCCAGGCTGACCGGGCGCGGCCGGGCCGGGCCGATCAGCAGGCCCAGCGCCAGCGCCACCGCCAGCGCCATGAACGGCAGCATCGGCGTGGCGTAGAACAGGAACATCGTGCGGTCGCGGAACGCCGGCACGAACCACGGCAGCCAGCCCGCCAGGTAGCCCGCCAGGATCGCCCCGGCCCGCCAGTCCCGCCGCACCAGCCACAGCACGACCAGCGCCGACAGCGCGATCAGCGCCCCCCACCAGAACGCCGGGGTGCCGATGCCGAGGATCTCCTTGGCGCACCGGCCGGCGTCGCACCCGGCCTGCGGCTCGGTGTAGTAGAACGCCACCGGCCGGCGCAGGATCGGCCAGTCCCACGGCCACGACTGGTAGGTGTGCGGCGTGGAGAGCCCGTTGTGGAAGCCGAAGATCTCCTTGTGGTAGTTCCACAGGTCCGGCAGGGCCTCCAGCGGCCGCAGCAGCGGGTTGTCGGCCACCGGGCCGCGTCCCCAGCCGCCCGGCCGGAAGATCCACCCCCACCACGACGCCAGGTAGACCACGCCCGCCAGCGGCACCAGCAGCACGAACGCCGGGAGCCCGTCCAGCAGGACCGCCCCGGCGTAGGGGTTGCGGATCCGGGCGGCGCGGCGGGCGCCCATGTCCCACAGCACCACCATGATCCCGAACGCGGCGACGTAGTACAGCCCGGTCCACTTGGTGGCGCAGGCCAGCCCCAGGCAGATCCCGGCCGGGATCCGCCACCAGTGCATCACGAACGGCCCCAGCGGCGTCGTCGCCCCGTCCCGCTCCACCAGGTCGGCCAGCCTGCGCCGGGACACGTCCCGGTCGATCACCAGGCACGCGAACGCCGCCAGCACCCAGAACATCACGAAGACGTCCAGCAGCGCCGTCCGGCTGGCCACGAACGCCAGCCCGTCGACGGCCAGCAGGAACCCGGCCGCGCAGCCCAGCAGCGTCGAGCCGGTCATCCGGCGGCCCACCCGGCACAGGATCAGCACCGACAGCGTCCCGATCAGCGCCGGCATGAACCGCCAGCCGAACGGGGTGGCCTGGAACAGCCACTCGCCGACCGCGATCATCCACTTGCCGGCCGGGGGATGGGCGATGAACGCCGGCCCCTCGCCCCAGATGTCGGCGTTCGGCCCCTGCTCGATCAGCATGCGGTCGGCGTCCTTGACCGCGTTGTGCTCCCAGCCGAACTCCAGCAGCGCCAGCGAGTCCTTGGCGTAGTAGGTCTCGTCGAACACCACCGCGTTCGGCACCGCGAGCCGGTCGAACCGCAGGAACCCCGCGAACGCCGTCACCAGCAGCGGCAGGACCCAGCCCCAGACCCGGCCCTCCGGCACCGCCGGGGCCAGCCAGTCCCGCAGCCTGACGACCCTGGCGCGCACCGGCTGGGCCTGCCCATGGTGCTCGCTCTGCTCGCGCGGCTCGGGGGCCTCCAACGCGCGGTCCTCCCTCGTCGACTTCAAGATCGCTCGATCCTCACGATCTCGACGCCTCCTCGGTCCAGACCGCGCGGGCCCGCTGGCGGGTGGCCCTCAGTACCGGCATGTGCAAGATCCTCGGGGGAGACGGAAGCGCGACGAGCACAACAATATGCTCTTGGGGTGGGGACTGCGGGAGTCGGAACGCTGATCTTGGCCGGGGCGCCGATCGGCCGGGCGCAGGACGCCTCCCCCCGGCTGCGGGAGGCGCTGGCGGACGCGCAGGTGATCGCGGCCGAGGACACCCGCCGGCTGCGCCGGCTGGCCGCCGACCTCGGGGTGCGGCCCGCCGGGCGGGTGGTGTCCTACTACGACCAGAACGAGCGGGGCCGCGCCGCCGAGCTGGTCGAGGAGCTGAAGGCCGGACGGGACGTGCTGGTGGTCACCGACGCCGGCATGCCCGGGGTGTCCGACCCCGGATACCGGCTGGTGACGGCCGCGGTCGAGGCCGGCGTCCCGGTGACCGCGCTGCCCGGCCCGTCGGCGGTGACGACCGCGCTGGTGATCTCCGGGCTGCCGTGCGACCGGTTCTGCTTCGAGGGGTTCCCGCCCCGCAGGCCGGGGGAGCGCGCCCGCGCCCTGGCGCGGCTGGCCGGCGAGCCCCGCACCATGGTGTTCTTCGAGGCCCCGCACCGGCTGGCCGCCACCCTGGCGGCGATGGCCGAGGCGTTCGGCGCGGACCGGCCCGCCGCCGTCTGCCGGGAGCTGACCAAGACCTACGAGGAGATCCGGCGCGGCCCGCTCGGGGAGCTGGCGGCCTGGGCCGAGGCGGGCGTCAAGGGCGAGATCACCATCGTGGTCGGCGGCGCCCCCGCCCCCCGGGCGGTCACCGACCCCGCCGAGCTGGCCGCCGCCGTCGCCGCCCTGGAACGCGAGGGCACCCCCCGCAAGGCGGCCATCGCCGAGGTCGCGCAACGCAACGACCTGCCCAAACGGGTCGTCTACGACGCCGTCGTCGCCGCCCGCCGCTGAGGCGCCCCCCTCGCGGCGACGACCCCGGAAAAGGTCAGGCCGCCCCCACCCCTGTCAACACGCCCGCCGCGGGGGGACAATTGAGGGGACGGGGCGATGCGACGGGCCACCACCGGAGGTGAGGGCTCGTGCGCGACATGTGGACCAGCCACGAGACCTGGGTCTACCAGTGCTGCCGGTGCTCGGCCACCTGGCACGAGGACTACGACGTCCGGCACTTCGACGACGGGCACGGCCGGGAGGCGGCCGTCTACCAGCAGGCGGGGCAGCAGACCACGCCGCCGTGGTACGACCACGAGTGCCCGGAGTGCCACAGCGCGAACGTCAGGGCGTTCACCGGGTTCTGGAACGAGCCGATCCCGGTGCGCAACCGCGGTCACGCCGAGGACCTGGCCCTGGTGTCCAGGCTGCGCCGGATGGGGGCGTACTGACGGCTCCCGCGGGGCCCGCCGGTCAGGACGACGAGGCGACGGCGGGCCGTTCCGGCGTGCCCTCCCGCGCTCCCGCGTCCACGCCGGCGGCGGCCTCCCGGCGCGCCCGCCGCCGCGACGACGCGGCCCCCAGCGGACCGGCGAACGCCATGCCCGCGGCCAGCGACGCCAGCGGCACCGCCGGCAGCACGTACCGGTAGTCGAACTCGGCGGTCGCCGCCGGCGCCAGCAGCAGCCCCGTCGCCAGCGTCCACGGCAGGAACGCCGCCCCGCCGAACCGCCGCCACAGCGGGGCCATCCCCGCCAGCCCCACCAGCAGCAGCACCCCGACCATCGTGCCGCGCAGGTACACGTGGTCCTGGTAGACCCGGACGAGGTGCCCGAACGGCTCGACCACCCGGGGCTGCGCCGACCCCCGCTCGTACTCGTCGGCCACGTCGGCGGCGGTGGAGTCGGCGTCCATCGACCAGGTCGGCAGCGGCTGCGGCGACTTCTCGAACTCGTACAGCCGGTAGGTCTTCAGGTCCGGGAACACCTCGCGCTCCCAGCGGAACGTCCGGAAGAAGTCCCCGGCCACCACGGTCGCGTAGTCGCCCGGCTGCGCCACGATCGCCTTGCGGGAGAAGCCCCCGGCGATCTCGTTCTGCCGGGGCCCGAACCGCATGTCCACCACCCGCTTGAGCGGGGACCGCCGGTCCCAGATGCCGTCCTGGGAGTTGGGCAGCTTGTTGTCCGGCAGCACGCACAGCTGCTGCTCGTCGACCGTCAGGTCCGGGATCTTGCGGCAGTCGGCGAACTTGTAGGCCCGGGCGAACAGGAACACCCCGTTGCTCTCGGTCATCGCGAACTTGCCGTGCACCTGGGAGTACCAGCCCATGTACGCGGCCACCGGCAGCGCGCAGGCCGCCAGCGTCACCGCGATCGTCCGCCAGCCGACCCGCCGCAGCACCATGAACACGCAGATCCCCAGCAGCACCGGCAGGCCGACCGACCGGGTCAGCCACGCCGCCGCCACCAGCAGCCCCACCCCGGCGGCGGCCTTCGGGCCGGGCCGCTCGTTCCACAGCAGCAGCGTCACCGCGGCCGTCACCCAGAAGATGAACGGCGCGTCCGACAGCACCAGGTGCTCCAGCTGGATCTGGTAGGCGTCCAACAGGACGGGGGCGGCGGCCAGCGCCGCGCCCCACCCGGGCAGCCCGAACCTGCGCCGCAGCAGCGCGTAGATCATCACGCCGGTGGCCAGCCCCATCAGGTGCTGGACGGCGGCCACCACCGCGAAGCTGTGCAGCGGCTCCAGGGCCAGCAGCAGGAACGAGTACCCGGAGGGACGCAGCGGATGGGGATAGGGGTCCAGTGCGGCGTGCAGGTAGTCGAAGCTGTCGTTGAAGAACACCGCCGGCCGGTAGGCCAGCATCGCCGCCAGCCGCACCAGCACCGCTATGGCGATGATCACACTGAACGCCGGATGCCGCCCGATCAGTGCCCGCACCCGCGCCGGCAGGGCGCGCCAGGACGGATCACCGTCCACCCCGGTGGCCGCCGATCTGCTCAATTGCCGACCCCAACCTCTCCGGGCCGTGCTGCCCGTATGCTTGTCCCTCAAGCCTGCCGCCTGTCGCTGTTGCGGCGAGGGCGATCGTGTTGCGACTTCGCAACACGATACGGACGCCGACGGGCGGAGCGGACACCTGCTCCGGCCCGGCCGTGGGCCGTGCATCATGGAGTGCGGCCGTCCGTGGAACGCATCAAGAGTAAATGACGAACACCCAAGACGGTCACCAGCGGTAACGAAGGAGATCTCCGTGGAACTGTCCGTGGTGATGCCGTGTCTGAACGAGGCCGAGACGATCGAGACCTGCGTGCGCAAGGCGGTCGGCTTCTTCGCGGAGCACGGCATCGACGGCGAGGTCGTCATCGCCGACAACGGCAGCACCGACGGCAGCCAGCAACTCGCCCGGGCGGCCGGGGCGCGCGTCGTGCCGGTGGCCGACAAGGGCTACGGCAACGCCCTGATGGGCGGCATCCGGGCGGCCCGCGGCCGGTACGTCGTGATGGGCGACGCCGACGACTCCTAC is a genomic window containing:
- a CDS encoding DUF4132 domain-containing protein; this encodes MEDRLPDEDVLVIPDSWLRSLHPRRGGAPVPAVTPNRRAGRVVAELIEKTGGAVETLFAGRYGDRGLAEAARRHLEGKPDPAGAAAIAAVTLLGTGGTEKVYGPFLDAWVVEHGLPFAVCALVEACRTVAMRRAAADGPWRGTWIGVERCTDRTISQAVGTEPLRRARTLLAQADEPTYEETVERLAAHRDTPAARWVVSYLVPTRLDWVNECCADPPEHAWGGDSRWLLFHSLGTADQLAALDDLFKTFCWGDCSRALLATLADGLGADALDLLVHNLDHSYPDSDERRLIFETIAVLPSDQAFGTLLERSADRYARAGLRTAVKSFPVRALRLLAAAQTADAKALLGEHVTLNPELVRSVLPELPAEVRAVVEPLTATSERVPDAPPEAVPAALTERPWENPIRPVVTGLRSPVTEVVWAEGEREEWLRSPHRVDAPEDPDWEAYAAGHQSSRRRIGLVQALVYGPVELVRPLLVEFDPHLDAYRSHVWLSLLAARFELDALPSMLRMARRDPLRLGGTLVPFRTAEVALLMGDWLAQGKKAPDAARAWLDRHGTAAVPLLVPAVLGKTAGPRRSAEHTLRHIAARHGLDDVVEAARAAHGDEAAGALESVLRAHPAQTGTAGPPKIGDWVQPATLPQVLLRGREHALPAEAVRILVEVLALPVPYRMEEIRQACDPDSLAEFGWALFAAWRDHGAPSADGWAFRQLGRTGDDETVRRLTPIIRAWPGEGGHKHAVTGLDVLTEIGTDVALMHLNGIADKVRFKGLREEARRKVGQVADALGLTAEQLADRLVPALGLDDGGRLTLDYGPRRFVVGFDEQLKPVIADEDGRPRKALPKPGAKDDPELAPAACKRFAALKKDVRTIASGQLQRMERAMTFGRTWPADEFRRYIVEHPLVWHIARRLVWLGEDGGTTTQFRIAEDRTLADVEDDAFVLPETAKVRVAHPVDLGEDAVKAWLEVFSDYALTQPFPQLTRTVHALTDEERASGRLERFEGLKVPYGDVLALVRRGWERGTPLDAGVERWISRRVADDVHVVIDLDPGFAVGALDATGDHQTLEYVWIAPEPDDYWPSRGTPLTFGLLPAAVASEVLADLTMLAEAAVAP
- a CDS encoding MFS transporter codes for the protein MRAYATFLRLPYAARLLGGTLLGRLPNGMGALAIVLHVRAEGGGYPMAGTLAAVYGLATAAGQPVLGRAMDRLGQPRVLTASAWAAAVGFVLLALTGIDPLPLAVAAVVLAGFATPPLEAGLRALWPAVLPGPAHVRAAYALDAASQEVLFTVGPLIVVAAAALSTEAALWLTGVLGIAGTLVVTSSRPSRQWRGEPRAADWAGPLRSAGLRTILISLACAGIALGVYSVAVVAYAERIGMEAASGLLLAAMSAGALTGGLVYGARPWPGEDHRRLPWLLAGLAAGYLPLTLAPGPPIMLPLAFASGVFLAPVLACSFTLVDRLAPRGTVTEAFAWIVAAIGAGAALGSAVSGIGQDLAGVPGAFAGAGAGGLLALITCLAAHRTLHPDAPLTRPPSQVTADELH
- a CDS encoding MOSC domain-containing protein, coding for MTAVAELRRHPVKSMLGEDLAAAELTAAGVRGDRRWAVVDRETGRIASAKNPRLWRGLLKMAATADGDAVAITLPDGKPVHSFDPDVDRRLSEVLGRPVELVREVPAGATLERAVPEQVLAAGVAARTAVEEVPLAGGTFVDFAPVHLITTSTLAAIGAASPRGAVEAARYRPNLVIRTAGSGFVENDWVGRELAVGSEAVLRVLVCTPRCAIPTLEHGGLPRDADALRVPAERNRVVPVPELGPRPCAGVYAEVVRPGRVERGDAVRLLG
- a CDS encoding LacI family DNA-binding transcriptional regulator; this translates as MTSRSAARPTSRDVAQLAGVSQSTVSLVLAGKWAGRVSAATAETVQEAAARLGYRPNQAARSLRLGRTRTVLLVLPTLSSPFFGALYTGAARVAAEHGFRIVVYPWPDGSGPADSPFAAPQEAIDGLLASSMAVEALSEFAGTPVVMLDSDPAGAAPTVDFDVADGMRRVARHVLGLGHRYVGHVAAGVDEWTFRSRGRALVETVVAAGGRLTRAATAIDVAAARDAAAGLLDRPERPTVLVCDDDQIAAGAYKAARTLGLEVPADVSITGFDDILLATALEPELTTVRLPAEELGAVGMATLLDLLEGGSPPSRSLPGELIVRDSTAPPP